In the Microtus pennsylvanicus isolate mMicPen1 chromosome 6, mMicPen1.hap1, whole genome shotgun sequence genome, one interval contains:
- the Palm3 gene encoding paralemmin-3, which produces MDGAAEGPERPEDLASKDPQSPEGQAQARIRNLEDSLFSLQSQLQLLQSASTGAQHRPAGRPVWRREGPRPLSQPTMEAGPVGLSDVDKRTSLPAGPVGMSPEPPTDPREELSEVLPALRPSPEAIGTSSEANGPCPGHRPLPEQPSPGAASITQAKGDGVVEVVWAGLRATENSATAPTGEELEAKVEEVVLEAIESRQGTSSPELPAWVKEGRGVVEVVWEGLGGSDSDITGETDRDAEATQASPPRLQEQCEAEASRKEEGASRDSPEGVGQGGPGGEEGSFIWVERVALSEDWEELLMEGLEAPPGVGCEGGPEALMEAQLGGSGESWEVKKSEGSEERGMAEKLKVERGGAAEVPEPVQEREGSQAEKGEEKDGESPPAAEVTTDEEKQAVREKEDREPLEAEKGGKEEPATTETPLVAERKPEGPLDPERRGSELPSDQEKDGESSLDRESKTNEKLLEGEPGGEGSLDEETRGSKELLDAEPGGEGSLDEETRGSKELLDAEPVGEGSLDEETRGSKELLDEEPGGEGSLGEETRGSKTLLDRDPGGSELSSEAEKTPGTKEELSPEEQDKPSEGAEFLVEDASQSGTPLSVHEKPTLEEQGLQGLEKQEGTVEETAREPQPCAESEGPPGDATPLLAETPAAEQPVESQPLLHQEVSSTNPGDHPAPTYAPARQLELAEAKEASGPKQKTCQCCVVM; this is translated from the exons ATGGATGGGGCGGCTGAAGGACCAGAGCGGCCGGAGGACCTGGCCTCCAAGGACCCGCAGTCGCCTGAGGGACAGGCCCAGGCTCGAATTCGTAATCTGGAAGACAGCTTGTTTTC aCTCCAGTCCCAACTGCAGCTGTTGCAGAGTGCGTCCACAGGTGCCCAACACAGACCTGCTGGCAGGCCCGTGTGGCGCAGAGAG GGTCCCCGACCTCTCTCTCAGCCCACCATGGAGGCAGGTCCTGTAG GCCTCAGTGATGTGGACAAGAGAACTTCCCTGCCAGCTGGTCCAGTGGGCATGTCCCCCGAGCCCCCCACTGATCCCAGGGAGGAGCTCAGTGAGGTTCTGCCAGCCTTGAGGCCATCCCCTGAGGCCATAGGGACCTCTTCAGAAGCCAATGGCCCCTGCCCTGGGCATAGGCCCCTTCCAGAGCAGCCCAGCCCAGGGGCAGCGAGTATCACTCAAGCCAAAGGAGATGGTGTGGTGGAGGTGGTTTGGGCTGGGCTTCGGGCCACTGAGAACAGTGCCACAGCCCCCACGGGCGAGGAGCTGGAGGCCAAGGTGGAAGAAGTAGTGCTGGAGGCCATTGAGTCCAGGCAGGGCACTAGCAGCCCTGAGCTCCCCGCTTGGGTGAAGGAGGGGAggggtgtggtggaggtggtctgggaggggctgggaggcagTGATTCCGACATCACAGGGGAGACAGACAGGGATGCAGAGGCCACACAAGCCAGTCCCCCGAGGCTCCAGGAGCAATGTGAGGCTGAAGCTTCCAGAAAAGAGGAAGGTGCTTCCAGGGATAGTCCTGAAGGTGTTGGGCAGGGGggccctggaggagaggaggggtcCTTCATTTGGGTGGAGAGAGTAGCCCTCAGCGAAGACTGGGAGGAGCTCTTGATGGAGGGCTTGGAAGCGCCTCCAGGGGTAGGCTGTGAGGGAGGACCTGAGGCTTTGATGGAAGCACAGTTGGGAGGCAGTGGAGAATCCTGGGAGGTGAAGAAATCAGAGGGCTCGGAAGAGAGGGGAATGGCAGAAAAGCTCAAGGTAGAGAGAGGTGGAGCAGCCGAGGTGCCAGAGCCAGtccaggaaagagagggaagccaggcagaaaagggggaggaaaaggatGGTGAAAGCCCCCCTGCGGCAGAGGTAACAACAGATGAGGAAAAGCAGGCggtgagagagaaggaagataGAGAGCCACTGGAAGCAGAAAAAGGAGGCAAGGAAGAGCCAGCCACCACTGAGACGCCATTGGTGGCAGAGAGAAAACCAGAGGGCCCCCTGgacccagagagaagaggaagtgagcttccATCAGACCAGGAGAAAGACGGTGAGAGCTCATTGGACAGAGAGTCAAAAACAAACGAGAAACTTTTGGAAGGAGAACCAGGAGGTGAGGGCTCATTGGATGAAGAAACTAGAGGAAGTAAGGAGCTATTGGATGCGGAGCCAGGCGGTGAGGGCTCATTGGATGAAGAAACTAGAGGAAGTAAGGAACTATTGGATGCGGAGCCAGTCGGTGAGGGCTCATTGGATGAAGAAACTAGAGGAAGTAAGGAGCTATTGGATGAGGAGCCAGGCGGTGAGGGCTCATTGGGTGAAGAAACTAGAGGAAGTAAGACGTTATTGGATAGAGACCCAGGAGGCAGTGAGCTGTCATCAGAAGCAGAGAAGACCCCAGGCACCAAGGAGGAGTTGAGCCCAGAAGAGCAAGACAAACCCAGTGAAGGAGCAGAGTTTCTGGTGGAGGATGCCAGCCAGTCAGGGACCCCTCTTTCGGTTCATGAGAAGCCCACATTAGAGGAACAAGGACTGCAAGGCCTGGAGAAGCAAGAAGGAACCGTGGAAGAGACAGCCAGGGAGCCTCAGCCCTGTGCTGAGAGTGAGGGTCCCCCCGGGGATGCCACCCCACTCTTGGCAGAGACCCCAGCAGCGGAGCAGCCCGTGGAAAGCCAGCCACTGCTCCATCAGGAGGTGTCCAGCACCAACCCAGGTGACCACCCTGCACCTACCTATGCACCTGCCCGGCAGCTTGAGCTAGCTGAGGCCAAAGAGGCTAGTGGCCCTAAGCAAAAGACGTGCCAGTGTTGTGTGGTCATGTGA